The Lewinellaceae bacterium genome has a segment encoding these proteins:
- a CDS encoding IS256 family transposase: MKKEDLLNDDFLKQFKTGDELESFLSELHKRGIEKMLEGEIDAHLDYAKHQRSDNPNARNGNSKKVIKTSYGESEIEVPRDRDGSFTPQIVPKRSRLAKGIESIVISLYAKGMSNADIEEQIRDLYDFNISTSTISKITDKVTEDIIAWQNRPLESQYLIVWMDGIVFKVRENSRVTNKTVYLAVGLKKDGRKEVLGMWLGKSEAASFWMGVLTDIKARGVEDILITVTDNLNGFTQTIKSVFPETSTQICVVHQIRNASKYVVWKDRKVFAKDMKTIYGAPTKEAAQAALKDFDEKWNHKYPYAIKSWYNNWDELTTFFDFPLEIRTIIYTTNLIENLNGKIRKYTKNKMSFPTDNALKKSVYLAIFEITKKWTMPIRNWPIILNQFIAIFDERVKI, encoded by the coding sequence ATGAAAAAAGAAGATCTATTAAACGATGATTTCCTGAAGCAATTTAAGACTGGGGATGAGTTAGAATCTTTCCTCAGTGAGCTTCACAAACGCGGCATTGAAAAAATGCTGGAAGGAGAAATTGATGCCCATCTGGATTATGCCAAACACCAGAGGAGCGACAATCCAAATGCCCGGAACGGCAATTCTAAAAAAGTAATCAAAACCTCCTATGGCGAATCTGAAATCGAGGTGCCCAGAGACCGGGATGGAAGTTTTACACCTCAGATTGTTCCTAAACGATCCAGGCTGGCTAAAGGCATTGAATCGATCGTAATTTCACTTTATGCCAAAGGGATGAGCAATGCCGATATTGAGGAACAAATTCGGGATTTGTATGACTTCAACATCTCTACGTCTACCATCTCCAAAATCACCGATAAGGTGACCGAGGATATCATTGCCTGGCAAAATCGCCCCCTGGAATCTCAGTATCTAATCGTGTGGATGGATGGGATTGTTTTTAAAGTCCGTGAGAACTCCAGAGTGACCAATAAAACAGTCTATTTGGCCGTAGGACTCAAGAAAGACGGGAGGAAAGAGGTTTTGGGCATGTGGTTGGGTAAAAGTGAAGCCGCCAGTTTTTGGATGGGCGTACTGACCGATATCAAAGCTCGGGGCGTAGAAGATATCTTAATTACCGTGACGGATAATCTCAACGGTTTTACCCAGACTATTAAAAGTGTTTTTCCTGAAACGAGCACTCAAATTTGTGTCGTGCACCAAATCAGGAATGCTTCCAAATACGTTGTCTGGAAAGATCGTAAGGTTTTTGCCAAAGACATGAAAACCATTTATGGAGCACCGACCAAAGAAGCCGCCCAGGCAGCTCTAAAGGACTTTGATGAAAAATGGAATCACAAGTATCCTTACGCTATTAAATCATGGTATAATAACTGGGATGAGCTGACCACTTTTTTTGACTTCCCTCTTGAAATTAGAACGATCATTTATACCACAAATTTGATTGAAAATCTCAACGGAAAAATCAGAAAATACACCAAAAACAAAATGTCTTTTCCAACGGATAATGCATTGAAAAAGTCGGTTTATCTGGCGATTTTTGAAATAACGAAAAAATGGACCATGCCGATTCGCAACTGGCCCATTATTCTTAACCAATTTATTGCTATTTTTGACGAAAGAGTCAAAATCTAA